The Geoalkalibacter subterraneus genome contains the following window.
AGGCGTCGCCGCCGACCACAGTGCCGATCAACGTGTAGTCTTTACGATTCTGAGTTGAAGGGGCGGTCTCTGCCGATCCCTGCGTGACCTCAGCTCTTCTGGCTGTGGTTCGTGACGGGGCCGTATCCTCTTCAACCAGAACAGATGTGACCGGTGCAGTGGAATTAAAAATATTGCGATCAAGAATGACCTGATAATCAGACAGCGGGCGTTTTCCGGCGACTTCGCTGCGACCGGCAACGGCCTGCACGTCAAGCTGGGCGGGAGGGGTCAGCAAAATCCCGAGAACCAGTGCGGCCAGCCAGCCCAGGGCGATTCCCAGCAGAGCGATGAAAAAAAGATAAATCCCGGGGAAATAGCGATGAAGCAGGGCCGCAGCCGTCATGAATTGTTCCGTTTGCGATAGAAGGAGGCGATCATGATCCGGTAATCGGGCTTAAAGGTGAAAATCTACAAAAATTAACCGTTCTTTTTTATCACAAGATAAGGTTCGCGGTAAACCCAAAGCGTCATTTTATAGCGCCGATTCGCGAAAGGTCGCGAAAGGTGCCAGACGTACCCGACGTACCCGACGTACCCGACGTTTTCAGAAGCGATGCTTCCAGGCGATATGAAAGACAACATCGGAGGCGGTGTCCACCACGACATCTTCGGTGACGCACAGGTCAACGCTGTCGGTATCGCCCAAGTGCAATGTCCCGCCGATGGCCAGCTGGGCGGAAGCCGAATCGATCTGGTCAAGGGCGCTGTCCTTATAGAATGAGCTGTGACCGTCGAGCTGCAGCTTGAAGGAGACGAGGCGCCAGGGTGCCCAGTCGAATCCCAGGCTGCCGAATCCCACCATATCACGCTGCTGGTCCGCGAGGATGTCACCCTCGGTCAGCCACAGAACTCCCCCCGAAGCGAACAGGGTCAGATTGTAGCGGGACAGGCTCTGCGCATCCGTCAGGGCCAGGCCCAGGTGCAGATCCGTTGCGCCGCTGCCGCGCAGGCGGTCCGAATCGCCGGTCGGCAGCTTGATTCCGCCCCTGAGAGCCAGAGCGCGACGGTTGCCCGGGCTGCTCTGGATCAGCTGGTAGCCGAGGTGCAGGGTCAGGTCACCGATGCCGGTGCCGGTATCGCTCATGCTCAGTTCGGAGGTTGAGCCTCCTCGATCATAGCTGTAGTCGATCTGCCCGCGCGGCGTATCTTTGCGACCGTTCTGGGGCAGGCCGAACGCGTCGTGCCAGTTTTCGATAAAGCCATCGAAAATCCCCGTATTGTGTGAAACAATGGGAACCTCAAGACCGATCTCCCAACGCGGTGCGATGCCGTGACTCAGAAAAAGAGTCGCGCGGCTGGTTTCACCGTCGAACCAGACCGATTCTTCCCCTTTTTGATCCCAGGTGAAATTGTTGGCGGTTTCCAGGGCCAGAGTTGAGTCGGTGTGCCCCGCCGGGGTCAGGTCGCCGCCTTGTGCGGCGGGCAGCCCGAAAATCTGGATAATCGGCGACATGTTGCGGGTGAAAAATGGAGAGGCGAAGGTGGACTGAGCATCGGAAATCGAAGGCAGTGCAAAACTCAATAAGAATAGAATCCCAGTGATTTGATATGAAAACCTGCGCACAGTACCTCCCCGGATCACTCCTTGGCGTGAAAAAGGTGTTGGAAAACGCCTATGAATCTAAACGATTTTTAAAATTTGTCAAAGTGTTTTTCTGCTGATCAATCAGGGTAATTCTACATACAAGGGGTTGCCCGGGAAGGCATGACATTTTAATCTTTAATGGCAACTGTTGAGCATGAACCGCAGGGCATGTCCGGTGAGTAATAATCTTCAGGAAATATTTCAAGGAGGTTTGATTCATGAAGTCCTACCGTAAGGAGTTGTGGTTTGAAATCCCGTCCCGCCGCGGCTTTGTCAACATCACCGGCGAGGTAGAAGACTGTCTGCGCGAGAGCGGCATCACCGAAGGGCTGTGTCTCGTCAACGCCATGCACATTACCGCTTCGGTTTTCATAAACGATGACGAGCATGGGCTGCACCAGGATTTTGAACGATGGCTCGAGCAGCTTGCCCCGCATGAACCCCTGAATCTCTATAAACATAACAACACCGGGGAGGATAATGGCGACGGGCATCTCAAGCGCACGATCATGGGGCGTGAAGTGGTGGTTGCCATCACTGATGGTAAACTTGACTTCGGCCCGTGGGAGCAGATCTTTTACGGGGAGTTTGACGGACGGCGCCGCAAGCGGGTGCTGGTCAAGCTCATCGGCGAGTAACCTGACCCTTCTGTCGGGAGCTTCGAAGAGGCCCCAGATTGTATACAATAAGCTTGTGCCGTATTTCCAAGTGTGCTAGAAAAATTGAAATTCTCGGGATTTCCAATTTTGGAGACGGCCATGGAAACGATCAAAACGGCTTCTTTTGAATCACTCATCGATGCTGCCGAAAAGCAGCCGGATGGGGGATACATTTTTCGACTCGAGGGCGCCGAATATCGCATCAAGGATGTCCTCGAAATTTCCAGAATTGCGGAAAAGCATGGCTATATCGTGATCTACTGAAATGGAGGAGAAGACATGAGCGACGATTCCCAAGTTTGTTATACCTATGAAGCTGCCCTTGAAAAAGCCGTGGAGATGGAAGACGGCGGCTTTCGCAATTATCTCGATGCCATGCGCAAGGTCAAGGACCGGCAGGCCCAGAAAATCCTGAAAGACGCTGCGCTGGACGAGCTTGATCACAAGCATGCCCTGGAGAAAGCCATGCTCGAAGGCACCATCGAAGGGCGCCATGCCATGGATCAGCCGGTTAAAACCATGAATCTCGATTATGTGCTGCACCAGGAAGAGCTGCCCCCCAATGCCGATGCGCGGCAGGCCTTGGCCTACGCCATTCACCTGGAGAAAAACGCCATCGATTTCTATAAAAAGATGCAGTCCGGCTGCGAAGGCGCGCCCATGGCGTCGATTTTCGAAAAGCTGCTCAACGACGAAACCCGCCATCTTCAGCAGCTTGAAGATTTGTATGAAAAAATCTTTATGACTGAAAACTAGCTGCGTAGAATGTCAGGAAATTCTGGATAATGATGTTTTTTTTTGGTTTCTTCAAGCCGCCGCAGGGATCTTCTTGCGGCGGTTTTCTTTTTAGTCTCATGGTGTGAAAAAGCTAGTTTAATACCATATTTTTTAATTTTTTCGCAGACTTTCCAGTTTTGAAAAACAGTGTTATATAAATAATACAGGCAATAGAGTTGCTGCAGGTTGACAAACAGATCATAGGGGGAAGAAATGACACCTTCAGAGTTCGTGATGGGTCTGTTCGCCTTGTTTGTTGCGCTGTTTTCACTGGGGCGCGGATTGTCGGAGGAGGAATTCTACCGGCTGACCAAGCTCAAGAAGGCCCTGGGGCGCACTCACGGGATCCTCTGTTTTTTCCTGACCGATGTCGCCCTGCCACTGGTGGTCGGCATCATGTACCTGAGCAAGAGTGCCGCGGATTCGGGTGTTCTCTACATGGTACCCTGAGCCTACGCCGTAACCGCTCTGCAAAGATCTGAATAATCCTTAAAGGAATCGGTGCTTTTCTCTGATCCCCTCCCTCCCTCCCTCCCTCCCTCTGTGTTTTCTATATAGCCCCCGATTTACCCGTACATGTCTTCCCCGCCTTATTTCTGGTCTTGCGTCTTTTAATCAATACCGCTCTCGGGTAGGATTGAAGTTTATCAACCCCCTGTTGGAAACAGATATTATGAAACTTGGTAAAATTCTCAAGCAGATCGGCGAGGAGATGGCTTCGCGGGAGGAGCGGGGCAGGGTGGCCGGCTACATCCCCGAACTTGCCGCCATCGACCCCCACCAGTTCGGCATGGCGGTGGCGCTGGCTGACGGACGGGTGCTCAGCGTGGGGGACGCGGATGAGCCTTTTTCCATCCAGAGCGTTTCCAAAGTATTTACCCTGGCCCTGGCCCTCGGGCGTTACGGAAATCAGCTCTGGCGTCGCGTGGGACGTGAACCGTCCGGGAGGTCGTTCAACTCGATCCTGCAGCTCGAACAGGAGAACGGCATCCCGCGCAACCCCTTTATCAACGCCGGGGCCATTGTGGTCACCGATGCCATCCTGGCCGGCAGCACTCCGCGTGAAGCGCTTGCGACCCTGATGACCTTTATCCGCACCGCGACGGACGACGATACCATCTATATCAATGACGAGGTGGCACGTTCCGAACGGGAAACCGGCCACCGCAATTATTCCCTGGCGCATTATCTGCGCAGCTGCGACAACCTGCTGCATCAGCCCGACTGGACTCTCGGGACTTATTTCCATCAATGCGCGGTGGAGATGAGCTGCCGGCAGCTGGCCAGGGCGGGACGATTCCTGATCAATTCATCGGGTATGCCGCAGATGATCTCTTCCATGCGCGTGCGGCGCATCAATGCGCTGATGATGACCTGCGGTCACTACGACGGCTCGGGAG
Protein-coding sequences here:
- a CDS encoding DUF3187 family protein, which encodes MSFALPSISDAQSTFASPFFTRNMSPIIQIFGLPAAQGGDLTPAGHTDSTLALETANNFTWDQKGEESVWFDGETSRATLFLSHGIAPRWEIGLEVPIVSHNTGIFDGFIENWHDAFGLPQNGRKDTPRGQIDYSYDRGGSTSELSMSDTGTGIGDLTLHLGYQLIQSSPGNRRALALRGGIKLPTGDSDRLRGSGATDLHLGLALTDAQSLSRYNLTLFASGGVLWLTEGDILADQQRDMVGFGSLGFDWAPWRLVSFKLQLDGHSSFYKDSALDQIDSASAQLAIGGTLHLGDTDSVDLCVTEDVVVDTASDVVFHIAWKHRF
- a CDS encoding secondary thiamine-phosphate synthase enzyme YjbQ, with the protein product MKSYRKELWFEIPSRRGFVNITGEVEDCLRESGITEGLCLVNAMHITASVFINDDEHGLHQDFERWLEQLAPHEPLNLYKHNNTGEDNGDGHLKRTIMGREVVVAITDGKLDFGPWEQIFYGEFDGRRRKRVLVKLIGE
- a CDS encoding ferritin-like domain-containing protein — protein: MSDDSQVCYTYEAALEKAVEMEDGGFRNYLDAMRKVKDRQAQKILKDAALDELDHKHALEKAMLEGTIEGRHAMDQPVKTMNLDYVLHQEELPPNADARQALAYAIHLEKNAIDFYKKMQSGCEGAPMASIFEKLLNDETRHLQQLEDLYEKIFMTEN
- a CDS encoding glutaminase — translated: MKLGKILKQIGEEMASREERGRVAGYIPELAAIDPHQFGMAVALADGRVLSVGDADEPFSIQSVSKVFTLALALGRYGNQLWRRVGREPSGRSFNSILQLEQENGIPRNPFINAGAIVVTDAILAGSTPREALATLMTFIRTATDDDTIYINDEVARSERETGHRNYSLAHYLRSCDNLLHQPDWTLGTYFHQCAVEMSCRQLARAGRFLINSSGMPQMISSMRVRRINALMMTCGHYDGSGDFAYRVGLPGKSGVGGGILVIVPGRASIAVWSPGLNNLGNSKLGTEAVEMLAQRTHWSVFG